The following coding sequences are from one Pseudonocardia sp. HH130630-07 window:
- a CDS encoding helix-turn-helix domain-containing protein, whose translation MTSSPARPSRHAGPGGILRFWRARTRRSQLDVALAAGVSARHLSFVETGRAGASRELLGALAEELDIPLRERNALLLAAGYAPGYTERPLDDPDLAPVREALQRLVSAHEPYPALVVDRWGDVQLANPAASAMVADLAPEALGPPLNVHRACLHPGGLAPRIRNLAHWREHLLHRLERQVRMTADRRLTALLAECRAYPAPPETALPAPASDVLLPLVLDTPEGTLTFHSAMTTFGAPHDVTLAELALETFLPADAATRAVLTARGRAGAG comes from the coding sequence GTGACCAGTTCCCCGGCCCGGCCGTCGCGGCACGCGGGCCCCGGCGGGATCCTCCGCTTCTGGCGGGCCCGCACCCGGCGCAGCCAGCTGGACGTGGCGCTCGCGGCCGGCGTCTCGGCCCGGCACCTGAGCTTCGTCGAGACCGGGCGCGCCGGAGCGAGCCGCGAGCTCCTGGGTGCGCTGGCCGAGGAGCTGGACATCCCGCTGCGCGAACGCAACGCCCTGCTGCTCGCCGCGGGCTACGCCCCCGGCTACACCGAGCGCCCGCTCGACGACCCGGACCTCGCGCCGGTCCGCGAGGCGCTGCAGCGGCTGGTGAGCGCGCACGAGCCGTACCCGGCGCTCGTCGTCGACCGCTGGGGGGACGTCCAGCTCGCCAACCCAGCGGCGTCGGCGATGGTCGCCGATCTCGCTCCGGAGGCGCTGGGCCCGCCGCTGAACGTGCACCGCGCGTGCCTGCACCCGGGCGGTCTCGCGCCGCGGATCCGGAACCTGGCGCACTGGCGCGAGCACCTGCTGCACCGGCTCGAACGGCAGGTGCGGATGACCGCGGACCGGCGGCTCACCGCGCTGCTGGCGGAGTGCCGGGCCTACCCGGCGCCGCCGGAGACCGCGCTGCCCGCGCCCGCGTCGGACGTCCTGCTGCCGCTGGTGCTGGACACGCCGGAGGGGACGCTCACGTTCCACTCGGCGATGACGACGTTCGGCGCGCCGCACGACGTGACCCTCGCCGAGCTGGCGCTGGAGACCTTCCTGCCCGCCGATGCGGCCACCCGGGCGGTGCTGACGGCCCGCGGCCGGGCCGGGGCGGGCTGA
- a CDS encoding TIGR03960 family B12-binding radical SAM protein — protein MAPTSLFPALESILPRVSKPVQYVGGEGNAQVKPWDEAAVRWALLYPDAYEVGLPNQGVQILYEVLNERSDALAERCYSVWPDLEELMRSTGVPAFTVDAHHPVGAFDVLGVSFSTELGYTNLLTTLDLAGIPLHATDRDESHPVVVAGGHAAFNPEPVADFVDVAALGDGEEVVGDITDVVRDWKDEGRPGGRRELLVRLAGTPGCYVPSLYDVGYAEDGTIAAVTPAEDRVPATVQKRTTIELDEWPYPKKPLVPLAETVHERASVEIFRGCTRGCRFCQAGMITRPVRERSLQGIGEMVDAAVRTSGFDEVGLLSLSSADHSEIAEVTKGLADRYEGTNTSLSLPSTRVDAFNIDLANEISRNGRRSGLTFAPEGGSERIRRVINKMVSEDDLIRTCAEAFSQGWRQVKLYFMCGLPTETDEDVLEIAGMAYRVIQAGRKASGRNDIRCTISIGGFVPKPHTPFQWASQCHPEVVDSRLRKLREAVNADRKIGRNIGMRYHDGEPSLIEGLLARGDRRVGAVIERVWRDGGRFDGWSEHFSYARWVESSAAVLEPMGVSLDWFTTRERGMDEILPWDHLDSGLERDWLWEDWQDALAGREQDDCRWTPCFDCGVCPSTGTDIEVGPSGTTLGPASGIALLPLTVVGADGSAEREQGQGPGSGG, from the coding sequence GTGGCACCCACCTCCCTCTTCCCCGCCCTGGAGTCGATCCTGCCCCGGGTCTCCAAGCCGGTGCAGTACGTCGGCGGTGAGGGGAACGCGCAGGTCAAGCCCTGGGACGAGGCAGCGGTCCGGTGGGCCCTGCTGTATCCGGACGCCTACGAGGTCGGCCTGCCGAACCAGGGCGTCCAGATCCTCTACGAGGTACTCAACGAGCGCTCCGACGCGCTGGCCGAGCGCTGCTACTCGGTCTGGCCCGATCTCGAGGAGCTGATGCGCTCCACCGGGGTGCCGGCGTTCACCGTCGACGCCCACCACCCGGTCGGGGCGTTCGACGTGCTCGGCGTGTCGTTCTCCACCGAGCTGGGCTACACGAACCTGCTCACCACCCTGGACCTGGCCGGGATCCCGCTGCACGCGACCGACCGCGACGAGAGCCATCCCGTCGTCGTCGCGGGTGGGCACGCGGCGTTCAACCCGGAGCCGGTGGCGGACTTCGTCGACGTCGCGGCGCTGGGCGACGGCGAGGAGGTCGTCGGCGACATCACCGACGTCGTCCGGGACTGGAAGGACGAGGGCCGCCCCGGCGGCCGCCGCGAGCTGCTGGTCCGGCTGGCCGGCACCCCCGGCTGCTACGTCCCCTCCCTCTACGACGTCGGCTACGCCGAGGACGGAACGATCGCGGCCGTCACACCGGCCGAGGACCGGGTCCCGGCCACGGTCCAGAAGCGCACCACGATCGAGCTGGACGAGTGGCCGTACCCGAAGAAGCCGCTCGTCCCGCTGGCCGAGACGGTGCACGAGCGGGCCTCGGTGGAGATCTTCCGCGGCTGCACCCGCGGCTGCCGGTTCTGCCAGGCGGGCATGATCACCCGGCCGGTGCGCGAGCGGTCCCTGCAGGGGATCGGCGAGATGGTCGACGCCGCGGTGCGCACCTCGGGCTTCGACGAGGTCGGCCTGCTGTCGCTGTCCTCGGCCGACCACTCCGAGATCGCCGAGGTCACCAAGGGCCTCGCCGACCGCTACGAGGGCACGAACACCTCGCTGTCGCTGCCGTCGACCCGGGTCGACGCGTTCAACATCGACCTGGCCAACGAGATCTCCCGCAACGGGCGCCGCTCGGGGCTGACCTTCGCCCCGGAGGGCGGGTCGGAGCGGATCCGCCGCGTGATCAACAAGATGGTCTCCGAGGACGACCTGATCCGGACCTGCGCGGAGGCGTTCTCCCAGGGCTGGCGGCAGGTGAAGCTGTACTTCATGTGCGGGCTGCCCACCGAGACCGACGAGGACGTCCTGGAGATCGCCGGGATGGCCTACCGGGTGATCCAGGCCGGGCGGAAGGCGTCCGGCCGCAACGACATCCGCTGCACGATCTCGATCGGCGGGTTCGTCCCGAAGCCGCACACCCCGTTCCAGTGGGCGTCGCAGTGCCACCCCGAGGTCGTCGACTCCCGGTTGCGCAAGCTGCGCGAGGCGGTGAACGCCGACCGGAAGATCGGGCGCAACATCGGCATGCGCTACCACGACGGCGAGCCCTCGCTGATCGAGGGCCTGCTGGCCCGCGGTGACCGCCGGGTCGGCGCCGTCATCGAGCGGGTCTGGCGCGACGGCGGCCGGTTCGACGGCTGGTCGGAGCACTTCTCCTACGCCCGGTGGGTCGAGAGCTCCGCCGCGGTGCTGGAGCCGATGGGCGTGTCCCTGGACTGGTTCACCACCCGCGAGCGCGGGATGGACGAGATCCTGCCGTGGGACCACCTGGACTCCGGCCTGGAGCGGGACTGGCTCTGGGAGGACTGGCAGGACGCGCTGGCCGGCCGCGAGCAGGACGACTGCCGCTGGACCCCGTGCTTCGACTGCGGCGTGTGCCCCTCCACCGGCACCGACATCGAGGTCGGGCCGAGCGGGACGACCCTCGGACCGGCGTCCGGCATCGCGTTGCTGCCGCTGACCGTGGTCGGCGCGGACGGCTCCGCGGAGCGGGAGCAGGGCCAGGGACCGGGATCGGGTGGCTGA
- a CDS encoding DUF6879 family protein — protein sequence MATIDDDRFDELLSTFTRRSVHLETRDAYGTATELPYLARWEAGEPDDLSWLDGWCATVRAHVAAGRAVQRVRVVSEPLSDYQRWSHGIAGPMVDAGEDIRWVARRAVSSIAFPGNDFYLFDDRLVVFLHYAGSGLGTAKTTSTDPADIELCRSAFDAVRALATPHARYRAG from the coding sequence GTGGCCACCATCGACGACGACCGGTTCGACGAGCTGCTGAGCACCTTCACCCGGCGCTCGGTACACCTGGAGACGCGGGACGCCTACGGCACGGCGACCGAGCTCCCGTACCTCGCCCGGTGGGAGGCCGGCGAGCCGGACGACCTGTCGTGGCTCGACGGGTGGTGCGCGACGGTGCGCGCGCACGTGGCCGCGGGCCGGGCCGTGCAACGGGTGCGCGTCGTGTCCGAGCCACTGAGCGACTACCAACGCTGGTCGCACGGCATCGCCGGCCCCATGGTCGACGCCGGCGAGGACATCCGCTGGGTGGCGCGCCGGGCCGTGTCCTCGATCGCGTTCCCCGGCAACGACTTCTACCTGTTCGACGACCGCCTGGTGGTGTTCCTGCACTACGCGGGCAGCGGCCTCGGGACGGCCAAGACGACCTCGACGGACCCCGCCGACATCGAGCTGTGCCGGTCGGCGTTCGACGCGGTCCGGGCACTCGCCACGCCGCACGCCCGGTACCGGGCCGGTTGA
- a CDS encoding ferredoxin reductase produces the protein MFRRAPAAPGRRRGLLAAVHAVGALTSPLLPEDFLTLVDPLWSTTSLRGRVVARRRETGRAVSVAIEPGRAWAGHRAGQYVGLAVEVDGVRHRRTYSLSSPEGAEHLTVTVQEVPDGVVSTRLVRNLPIGTIVELDQAAGEFTLPDPLPEKLLFVTAGSGITPVMAMLRTLDRAAAMPDVVLVHAARSPEDTIFAGELTALAARHPSLRVVLRHSGVTGRLDPGGVDRTVPDRADRAVYACGPAGLLDALDEAWDGVRVERFRPAGRASVEGTGGVVELGGTRVEVEPGRSLLDAGEAAGKLMPSGCRMGICFGCVLPLREGRVRDLRTGEEHGEPGDLVQTCVNSACGPARIDLP, from the coding sequence ATGTTCCGACGCGCTCCTGCGGCACCCGGCCGACGCCGCGGCCTGCTCGCCGCCGTGCACGCCGTGGGTGCCCTGACCAGCCCGCTGCTGCCGGAGGACTTCCTGACCCTGGTCGACCCGCTGTGGTCGACCACGTCGCTGCGCGGCCGGGTCGTCGCCCGCCGCCGGGAGACCGGCCGGGCGGTCTCGGTGGCCATCGAGCCGGGGCGGGCCTGGGCGGGGCACCGGGCCGGGCAGTACGTCGGCCTCGCCGTCGAGGTGGACGGCGTCCGGCACCGCCGGACCTACTCGCTGTCCTCGCCGGAGGGGGCCGAGCACCTCACCGTCACCGTGCAGGAGGTCCCGGACGGCGTCGTCTCGACCCGGCTGGTCCGCAACCTGCCGATCGGCACGATCGTCGAGCTCGACCAGGCGGCCGGGGAGTTCACCCTGCCCGACCCGCTGCCGGAGAAGCTGCTGTTCGTCACCGCGGGCAGCGGGATCACCCCGGTCATGGCGATGCTGCGCACCCTGGACCGGGCCGCCGCGATGCCGGACGTCGTGCTCGTGCACGCCGCCCGCAGCCCGGAGGACACGATCTTCGCCGGGGAGCTGACGGCGCTCGCCGCGCGGCACCCGTCGCTGCGGGTGGTGCTGCGGCACAGCGGGGTCACCGGCCGGCTCGATCCGGGCGGCGTGGACCGGACCGTTCCCGACCGGGCCGACCGGGCGGTCTACGCCTGCGGCCCGGCCGGTCTGCTCGACGCCCTCGACGAGGCGTGGGACGGCGTCCGGGTGGAGCGGTTCCGGCCGGCCGGACGCGCGTCGGTCGAGGGGACCGGTGGTGTCGTCGAGCTCGGCGGGACCCGGGTCGAGGTCGAGCCCGGGCGGAGCCTGCTCGACGCCGGCGAGGCCGCCGGGAAGCTCATGCCCAGCGGCTGCCGGATGGGCATCTGCTTCGGCTGCGTGCTACCGCTGCGCGAGGGCCGGGTCCGTGACCTGCGCACCGGCGAGGAGCACGGCGAGCCCGGCGACCTCGTCCAGACCTGCGTCAACTCCGCGTGCGGGCCCGCCCGGATCGACCTGCCCTGA
- the dapA gene encoding 4-hydroxy-tetrahydrodipicolinate synthase: MITGSIVAIVTPMRADGEVDHSALGELVERQIDAGTAAIVSVGTTGESSTLSVLEHTEVMRRTIDVAKGRVPVIAGTGANSTDEAIHLTRAGRAAGADGALLVTPYYNKPPQEGLYQHFRRIAETVDIPQYLYNVPGRTGCDMLPSTVARLAEIPNIVGLKEAKGDLDRVRELVALGLEDFALYSGDDGTARAAMLAGFHGDISVTANVAPEPMARMCKAAVAGDAETASALDADLAGLHSALFSEPNPIPVKWALAELGLMPGGIRLPLVPLDEWHHEDVRAALRSAGLLS, translated from the coding sequence ATGATCACCGGAAGCATCGTCGCCATCGTGACGCCCATGCGCGCCGACGGCGAGGTCGACCACTCCGCTCTCGGCGAGCTCGTCGAGCGGCAGATCGACGCGGGCACCGCCGCGATCGTCTCGGTCGGCACCACCGGTGAGTCGTCCACACTGTCGGTGCTGGAGCACACCGAGGTCATGCGGCGCACCATCGACGTCGCCAAGGGGCGGGTGCCGGTCATCGCCGGTACCGGCGCGAACTCCACCGACGAGGCGATCCACCTCACCCGGGCCGGCCGGGCCGCGGGTGCGGACGGCGCCCTGCTGGTCACGCCGTACTACAACAAGCCTCCGCAGGAGGGGCTCTACCAGCACTTCCGGCGGATCGCCGAGACCGTCGACATCCCGCAGTACCTCTACAACGTTCCCGGCCGCACCGGCTGCGACATGCTCCCGTCCACGGTCGCCCGGCTCGCCGAGATCCCGAACATCGTCGGGCTCAAGGAGGCCAAGGGCGACCTGGACCGGGTCCGCGAGCTCGTGGCGCTCGGCCTGGAGGACTTCGCCCTCTACTCCGGCGACGACGGCACCGCCCGCGCGGCGATGCTGGCCGGGTTCCACGGCGACATCTCGGTGACGGCGAACGTCGCCCCCGAGCCGATGGCCCGGATGTGCAAGGCCGCCGTCGCCGGGGACGCCGAGACCGCATCGGCCCTGGACGCCGACCTGGCCGGGCTGCACTCGGCGCTGTTCTCCGAGCCGAACCCGATCCCGGTGAAGTGGGCGCTGGCCGAGCTGGGACTCATGCCGGGCGGGATCCGGCTGCCCCTGGTCCCGCTGGACGAGTGGCACCACGAGGACGTGCGGGCGGCGCTGCGGTCCGCGGGGCTGCTGAGCTGA
- a CDS encoding nuclear transport factor 2 family protein — protein sequence MTDFTALAERYVAVFDEADPAARADRVAELFAPDVRYVDPLADVTGHEGVAGFVTAAREQLAGCAFRLVGAVDAHHDQARFRWAAAPPEVHAAGGDAPVVGFDVVVVGTDGRIREVRGFLDVMPAG from the coding sequence ATGACCGACTTCACCGCACTCGCCGAGCGCTACGTCGCCGTCTTCGACGAGGCCGATCCCGCCGCCCGGGCCGACCGGGTGGCCGAGCTGTTCGCCCCGGACGTGCGCTACGTCGACCCGCTGGCCGACGTCACCGGGCACGAGGGCGTCGCCGGGTTCGTCACCGCGGCCCGCGAGCAGCTGGCCGGGTGCGCGTTCCGGCTGGTCGGCGCCGTCGACGCGCACCACGACCAGGCCCGGTTCCGCTGGGCCGCCGCACCGCCGGAGGTCCACGCCGCGGGCGGGGACGCCCCGGTGGTCGGGTTCGACGTCGTCGTGGTCGGCACCGACGGCCGGATCCGCGAGGTCCGCGGCTTCCTCGACGTGATGCCGGCCGGCTGA
- a CDS encoding GNAT family N-acetyltransferase: MSAGAPVTHRVATPQPGAAEALGELWIAVTEAGGAVDFVPGADPGEIRALAAATIDDVRAGAAHMIVAGEQTAPLGTVLLVPGRGLVAHRADVQRLMVRPDHQGTGLGTALLAAAVELGREIGAELLTLGARGGTPLPAFYAARGFAEYGRLPGGVRLAPGDDRDIHLFARPLDRSGR, from the coding sequence GTGAGCGCCGGCGCCCCGGTCACCCACCGGGTCGCCACCCCGCAGCCCGGCGCGGCCGAGGCGCTCGGCGAGCTCTGGATCGCCGTCACCGAGGCCGGCGGCGCCGTCGACTTCGTGCCCGGTGCCGATCCCGGTGAGATCCGGGCCCTGGCCGCGGCCACGATCGACGACGTCCGTGCCGGTGCCGCACACATGATCGTCGCCGGCGAGCAGACCGCGCCGCTGGGCACGGTCCTGCTCGTCCCGGGCCGGGGTCTCGTCGCGCACCGGGCCGACGTCCAACGCCTGATGGTCCGCCCGGACCACCAGGGGACCGGCCTCGGGACGGCGTTGCTGGCCGCGGCCGTCGAGCTCGGCCGCGAGATCGGGGCGGAGCTGCTCACCCTCGGCGCCCGGGGCGGGACGCCGTTGCCGGCGTTCTACGCCGCCCGCGGGTTCGCCGAGTACGGCCGGCTCCCCGGCGGCGTCCGCCTCGCGCCGGGCGACGACCGCGACATCCACCTGTTCGCGCGCCCGCTGGACCGATCCGGGCGGTGA
- a CDS encoding tryptophan-rich sensory protein produces the protein MTVLTPRPTTTDLVRGAVVAALAIVQVLVSAFGGAGIGEVARSYDTPLLAAGWAFSIWGLIYLGFAVYAVYALLPAQRGRPIHRRTGWWLAASAVLNPLWILAFSARWVVAAELVLVALVAVLAVAYSRLSREEARDLPERLAFRLPVSLYLGWSSVALVLGLMAAGSSVGLPAEGVLPQTAAVLLLVILTAVVLSVIGSTSGFAGFAAGVVWALAGVAANDRPIAVTVVAVVAAVLVAVQAVRRVRRSVQPARLALG, from the coding sequence ATGACCGTGCTCACCCCGCGCCCGACCACCACGGACCTGGTCCGGGGTGCCGTCGTGGCGGCACTGGCGATCGTGCAGGTACTGGTCTCCGCGTTCGGCGGAGCCGGGATCGGGGAGGTGGCCCGTTCCTACGACACGCCGTTGCTGGCGGCGGGCTGGGCCTTCTCGATCTGGGGGCTCATCTACCTGGGGTTCGCGGTGTACGCGGTGTACGCGCTGCTCCCGGCGCAGCGCGGGCGGCCGATCCACCGGCGGACCGGCTGGTGGCTGGCCGCCTCGGCGGTGCTCAACCCGCTCTGGATCCTGGCGTTCTCCGCGCGCTGGGTGGTCGCCGCGGAGCTGGTGCTGGTCGCGCTCGTCGCGGTGCTGGCCGTGGCGTACTCCCGGCTGTCCCGGGAGGAGGCACGTGACCTGCCGGAACGGCTGGCCTTCCGGCTCCCGGTCTCGCTGTACCTCGGCTGGTCCTCGGTCGCGCTGGTGCTGGGCCTGATGGCGGCCGGGAGCTCGGTGGGACTGCCCGCCGAGGGCGTCCTGCCGCAGACGGCGGCGGTGCTGCTGCTGGTGATCCTCACCGCGGTCGTGCTGTCGGTGATCGGGTCGACGTCCGGGTTCGCCGGGTTCGCCGCGGGTGTCGTCTGGGCGCTGGCCGGGGTGGCGGCGAACGACCGCCCGATCGCCGTCACCGTCGTCGCGGTGGTGGCGGCGGTGCTGGTGGCGGTCCAGGCCGTGCGCCGGGTCCGGCGCTCGGTCCAGCCGGCCCGGCTGGCACTGGGCTGA
- the ndk gene encoding nucleoside-diphosphate kinase, producing the protein MTERTLVLVKPDGVARKLVGEVVSRIERKGLDIVALDLRTVDRELATQHYAEHDGKPFFEELISFITSGPVLAAVVEGPRAIAAWRQVAGGTDPVEKATPGSIRGDLALETGSNLVHGSDAPESADREIKLWFPNL; encoded by the coding sequence GTGACTGAACGCACTCTCGTCCTGGTCAAGCCCGACGGTGTCGCGCGCAAGCTCGTCGGAGAGGTCGTCTCCCGGATCGAGCGCAAGGGCCTCGACATCGTGGCCCTCGACCTGCGCACCGTCGACCGTGAGCTGGCCACCCAGCACTACGCCGAGCACGACGGCAAGCCCTTCTTCGAGGAGCTGATCTCCTTCATCACCTCCGGCCCGGTCCTCGCCGCGGTCGTCGAGGGCCCGCGCGCCATCGCCGCCTGGCGGCAGGTCGCGGGCGGCACCGACCCGGTCGAGAAGGCCACCCCCGGCAGCATCCGCGGGGACCTGGCCCTGGAGACCGGGTCGAACCTGGTGCACGGCTCGGACGCCCCCGAGTCCGCCGACCGCGAGATCAAGCTCTGGTTCCCGAACCTGTGA
- a CDS encoding DUF4233 domain-containing protein, with product MSTGEPGDAPRIPGVPDGVRPPATDPMKGARGVVAATLILEAIVVLLALLVLPRFGTGSTALGAVVITALAVAMILVSGLQRRSWGLLAALGLQALLVVAALLFVPSLLVVAGAFVVVWGVLMWMRREVERRMAAGTLPSQQQE from the coding sequence GTGAGCACCGGCGAGCCGGGGGACGCCCCGCGGATCCCCGGCGTCCCCGACGGCGTGCGACCGCCCGCGACCGACCCGATGAAGGGCGCCCGCGGGGTCGTCGCGGCGACACTGATCCTCGAGGCGATCGTGGTGCTGCTCGCGCTGCTGGTGCTGCCGCGGTTCGGCACCGGCTCGACGGCACTGGGCGCCGTCGTGATCACCGCGCTGGCCGTGGCGATGATCCTGGTGTCCGGTCTGCAGCGGCGCAGCTGGGGGCTGCTCGCGGCGCTCGGCCTGCAGGCGCTGCTCGTCGTCGCGGCGCTCCTGTTCGTCCCGTCGCTGCTGGTGGTCGCGGGTGCGTTCGTCGTCGTGTGGGGTGTCCTCATGTGGATGCGCCGCGAGGTGGAGCGGCGGATGGCGGCCGGGACGCTGCCGTCGCAGCAACAGGAGTGA
- a CDS encoding MerR family transcriptional regulator, with protein MEGADPNEQWRTIDELARTSGVTVRNIRAYQSRGLLPPPQVKARTGYYGPGHAARLELIQDLQDEGVKLDTIKKLLDTTGGSTEQVVQFIRTVRELFAPEDRQLVQLGELAERYETTDVGVARRGVKMGLLRELGDDTYEEISPRLMNAAAELTGLGIPITRSLDVVEQLRKHADAVAKLYVDLFLGEIWQPFDASGRPDDQWPRVYETIERMRRISGEVMIAVLELAVAERVDVTFGRDIVRNVRTSSAPATAPDATEG; from the coding sequence ATGGAGGGGGCGGACCCGAACGAACAGTGGCGCACGATCGACGAGCTGGCGCGGACCAGCGGCGTCACGGTGCGCAACATCCGCGCGTACCAGTCCCGGGGCCTGCTGCCGCCGCCCCAGGTCAAGGCGCGTACCGGGTACTACGGGCCCGGCCATGCGGCCCGCCTGGAACTGATCCAGGACCTGCAGGACGAGGGCGTCAAGCTCGACACCATCAAGAAGCTGCTCGACACCACCGGCGGTTCCACCGAGCAGGTCGTGCAGTTCATCCGGACCGTGCGCGAGCTGTTCGCACCCGAGGACCGCCAGCTGGTCCAGCTCGGGGAGCTCGCCGAGCGGTACGAGACCACCGACGTCGGCGTCGCCCGGCGCGGGGTGAAGATGGGCCTGCTGCGCGAGCTGGGCGACGACACCTACGAGGAGATCAGCCCGCGGCTGATGAACGCCGCGGCCGAGCTGACCGGCCTCGGGATCCCGATCACCCGCTCGCTCGACGTCGTCGAGCAGCTCCGCAAGCACGCGGACGCCGTCGCGAAGCTCTACGTCGATCTCTTCCTCGGCGAGATCTGGCAGCCGTTCGACGCCTCGGGCCGGCCCGACGACCAGTGGCCGCGGGTCTACGAGACGATCGAGCGGATGCGCCGGATCTCCGGCGAGGTCATGATCGCGGTCCTGGAACTGGCGGTCGCCGAGCGGGTCGACGTCACGTTCGGCCGCGACATCGTGCGCAACGTCCGCACCTCCAGCGCACCCGCGACCGCCCCGGACGCCACCGAGGGCTGA
- a CDS encoding fatty acid desaturase family protein, with product MRAATDLSAEQIEELGRRLDAIRDRVLAERGASDAEYIRGVIRTQRALEVGGRAVLFAGALPPAWIAGTAMLSIAKILENMEIGHNVMHGQWDWMRDPKIHSSAWEWDNVSSSAEWKHSHNYLHHTYTNVVGKDRDVGYGILRLSEEQKWNPYYLGNPLYNFLLSLFFEYGVALHDLEVEKLVAGEKPWSRVWQQIKSIGRKTGRQILKDYVAFPALAGPFFLPVLAGNVTANLVRNVWSHAVIFCGHFPAGAVQFTEEQLADESRGEWYVRQLLGSANLDGGRYFHLMTGQLSFQIEHHLFPDLPSNRYAEIAPEVRALCAEYGLEYTTGPLWKQYLQVLGTINRLALPNGRR from the coding sequence GTGCGCGCGGCCACCGACCTGTCGGCCGAGCAGATCGAGGAGCTGGGCCGCCGGCTCGACGCCATCCGTGACCGGGTGCTCGCCGAGCGCGGTGCCTCCGACGCCGAGTACATCCGCGGCGTGATCCGCACCCAGCGGGCGCTGGAGGTCGGTGGCCGTGCGGTGCTCTTCGCCGGTGCGCTGCCGCCGGCCTGGATCGCCGGGACCGCCATGCTCTCGATCGCCAAGATCCTGGAGAACATGGAGATCGGGCACAACGTCATGCACGGCCAGTGGGACTGGATGCGCGACCCCAAGATCCACTCGTCGGCCTGGGAGTGGGACAACGTCTCCTCGTCGGCCGAGTGGAAGCACTCGCACAACTACCTGCACCACACCTACACCAACGTCGTCGGCAAGGACCGCGACGTCGGGTACGGGATCCTGCGCCTGTCCGAGGAGCAGAAGTGGAACCCGTACTACCTGGGCAACCCGCTCTACAACTTCCTGCTGTCGCTGTTCTTCGAGTACGGCGTCGCGCTGCACGACCTGGAGGTCGAGAAGCTCGTCGCCGGGGAGAAGCCCTGGTCGCGGGTGTGGCAGCAGATCAAGTCGATCGGGCGCAAGACCGGGCGGCAGATCCTCAAGGACTACGTCGCCTTCCCGGCCCTGGCCGGTCCGTTCTTCCTGCCCGTGCTGGCCGGGAACGTGACCGCGAACCTGGTGCGCAACGTGTGGTCGCACGCGGTCATCTTCTGCGGGCACTTCCCGGCCGGCGCGGTGCAGTTCACCGAGGAGCAGCTGGCCGACGAGAGCCGCGGCGAGTGGTACGTCCGCCAGCTCCTCGGCTCGGCCAACCTCGACGGCGGCCGCTACTTCCACCTGATGACCGGCCAGCTCAGCTTCCAGATCGAGCACCACCTGTTCCCGGACCTGCCCAGCAACCGCTACGCCGAGATCGCCCCGGAGGTGCGGGCGCTGTGCGCGGAGTACGGGCTGGAGTACACGACCGGGCCGCTGTGGAAGCAGTACCTGCAGGTGCTCGGCACCATCAACCGGCTGGCACTGCCGAACGGCAGGCGCTGA